A window from Planctomycetota bacterium encodes these proteins:
- a CDS encoding sigma-70 family RNA polymerase sigma factor → MIHDPHVCSPAAPVRPGNPLALRSDEQLIHEYIADRSAAAFEQLVLRYERQVYRVCYQRLKNNADALDAAQEVFLKLSLGAAEIHGRLGGWLHRCAVNTAVSMIRTDSARRRREAGVACTDRAQDATDDQQDMHALIRQCLSQLEQLDRVIIEQTILGDRTQAQVAKEHGISQQAVAKRRARAMRWLRQTLSERGLVGTLALVFTGIVRRTAVAEWVGLLSTPGGTACKVAAVVLLAGVLVSPHGQTHSPSDDAMDESAAADRQSTDAAARSNHEAMNFIAVPAWYYSGTRGPSNMTTRPRSLGSDAGLFGAEGVLTNVGAPNETVAPPTTNVAAMIAAGSNPSAVNPPAGNEPGRTIAAASEETERGHAPAARHRARSEETNASPITESHEAIVAHGDASDAAAAHDDDDATDAYHPIFGFAGGFTTDLPLHGFFPVRFENLEGNWGHDGPRWIREDGGDRGGFGLPLPIVTGATHDIPVIVDANDDDTEGDATDLPGSWGGFGHVIANRGGGESPIGVSVAVIGDRTNPFVGSVGGPFHEPAFNPVTNPVAVLIGDEAEPWTWADEAQWIALLGNVPHLSLNLTSAPEPSCGLLMGLTGAMLVLRRRR, encoded by the coding sequence ATGATCCATGATCCTCATGTCTGTTCGCCCGCCGCGCCGGTTCGACCGGGGAACCCACTCGCGCTCCGCAGCGACGAGCAGTTGATTCACGAATACATCGCCGATCGCTCGGCCGCGGCGTTTGAGCAACTGGTGCTGCGATACGAACGGCAGGTGTATCGCGTCTGTTACCAGCGGCTCAAGAACAACGCCGACGCGCTCGATGCGGCGCAGGAAGTGTTCTTGAAGCTCTCGCTGGGCGCGGCGGAGATTCACGGGCGGCTGGGCGGCTGGCTGCACCGGTGCGCGGTGAACACGGCCGTGTCGATGATCCGCACCGACAGCGCCCGCCGGCGGCGCGAGGCGGGGGTCGCCTGCACCGACCGGGCGCAGGATGCGACCGACGATCAGCAGGACATGCATGCACTGATCCGCCAGTGCCTTTCGCAGCTTGAGCAGCTTGATCGCGTGATCATCGAGCAGACGATCCTCGGCGACCGCACGCAGGCCCAGGTCGCCAAGGAGCACGGCATCAGCCAGCAGGCCGTCGCCAAACGCCGCGCCCGCGCCATGCGCTGGCTCCGACAGACGCTCAGCGAACGCGGCCTCGTCGGCACGCTCGCCCTCGTCTTCACCGGCATCGTCCGTCGCACCGCGGTCGCCGAATGGGTCGGCCTGCTTTCGACGCCCGGTGGCACGGCATGCAAGGTCGCGGCGGTCGTGCTGCTGGCCGGTGTGCTGGTTTCGCCGCATGGGCAGACGCATTCGCCCTCGGACGATGCGATGGACGAGAGCGCCGCGGCGGACCGGCAAAGCACCGATGCGGCCGCGCGTTCGAATCATGAAGCGATGAACTTCATCGCCGTACCCGCGTGGTACTACAGCGGCACGCGCGGACCATCGAACATGACCACACGTCCGCGCAGTCTCGGCTCGGATGCCGGTCTGTTCGGTGCGGAGGGCGTCTTGACGAACGTCGGCGCGCCGAATGAGACAGTCGCCCCGCCGACGACGAACGTCGCGGCGATGATTGCGGCGGGCTCCAACCCATCCGCGGTCAATCCGCCGGCGGGCAATGAGCCGGGACGCACCATCGCCGCCGCGAGCGAGGAGACGGAGCGTGGTCACGCCCCCGCGGCTCGTCACCGCGCCCGTTCGGAGGAGACCAACGCTTCTCCGATCACCGAGTCGCACGAAGCGATCGTCGCGCATGGCGATGCGTCCGACGCGGCGGCGGCGCACGATGACGATGATGCAACAGACGCTTACCATCCGATCTTCGGTTTCGCCGGCGGGTTCACGACGGACCTGCCGCTGCACGGATTCTTCCCGGTGCGATTCGAGAATCTTGAGGGCAACTGGGGGCATGACGGTCCGCGATGGATTCGTGAGGACGGCGGCGATCGCGGCGGGTTCGGCCTGCCGCTGCCGATCGTGACCGGGGCCACGCACGACATTCCAGTCATCGTCGATGCCAACGACGATGACACGGAAGGCGATGCGACGGACTTGCCGGGTTCATGGGGCGGGTTCGGTCATGTCATCGCCAATCGAGGCGGCGGAGAATCGCCGATCGGCGTATCGGTCGCAGTGATCGGCGATCGCACGAATCCGTTCGTCGGCTCGGTCGGCGGCCCGTTCCACGAGCCGGCGTTCAACCCCGTGACGAATCCGGTCGCCGTGCTGATCGGCGATGAAGCCGAGCCGTGGACTTGGGCGGACGAAGCGCAGTGGATCGCCTTGCTGGGCAACGTGCCGCACCTCTCATTAAACCTCACGTCCGCACCGGAGCCGAGCTGCGGCCTGCTCATGGGTCTGACCGGTGCGATGCTCGTCCTGCGCCGTCGTCGGTAA
- a CDS encoding c-type cytochrome yields MSQLGQRIELVWITLIFILASRLHAAEPKYILYEFDKTKLSADFVAEGAAAGDLDGDGHADLVAGSYWYAGPKFETRHAFYNGKPFDPKGYSDNFFAFTHDIDGDGHLDILIIGFPGQAARWYRNPGDLAKNPDATWQEHIALDVVDNESPTFADVTGDGKPELVCMHDGCVGFASPGADATRPWPFVAVSPKGPYQKFTHGLGVGDIDGDGRIDILEKSGWWQQPANWDGKSPWGRHEYNFTGAGGSQMLVYDIDGDGDNDVVTSLNAHGYGLAWFEQKRQGEAITFERHDIMTDSLSFTQYGVAFSQLHAMALTDIDGDGLLDVVTGKRYWAHGGHDPGAADPAVLYWFQLKRENGHATFIPQPIDNDSGVGTQVTVADVNGDKAPDIVVANKKGVFVHVQNRRTVSQFDWFWANHPAMKSIGKTPEQTAAGMTLPKGFVSTLAIGEPDVHQPIAYTIDARGRLWVAENDSYPDWRPEGHDRIMIYEDTDGDGYFEKSTLFYDKLNFVSGIEVGFGGVFVGSTPNLLFIPDRDGDDKPDAEPQVLLDGWEHQDTHEMLNSFIWGPDGWLYGCQGVFTQSHVGAPGTPADQRQLVNAAIWRYHPIKKRFEVFAEGTSNPWGVDFDDDGQCFSTACVIPHAYHLTLGGRYQRQSGQHNNRFTYDDIKTIADHSHFAGGMRDFGTDAMDKAGGGHAHAGAMVYLGDNFPAEYRGKLFMNNIHGNRINMDVFKPKGSSYTLSHGPDFMLANDKWYRGLYLRYGPDGGVFASDWYDPRACHQQKPHDRTNGRIYKITYGKPAPVKVDLAKLGDAELVAMQLHQNDWYVRTARRLLMERAAAGKLGADAAPALVKIVRENKDETRRLRAMWALHDIGALDDALTLKCTEDESPFVRGWATQLALEDRAASPAMVKRMTEMAASDPSPIVRRYVASAMGRLPLDDRWAIAAGLMTHAEDDKDPDVPLMTWYGVEPLVGADPARAVAMIDDCKLVPVMWFTVRRAADDDAGLAVLVRKLAATEDGTLIRRMVMSMRQTLETKAHVTMPDGWEPVYAKLMAIEDNDLHDNLRLIAVRFGDPHVFPELRKVVMDGKAPMNQRQAALDILIKGDDKEATAAYQYAMDVPPLRAAALRGLAMTEDANTPNVILDRYAKLSDPEKTAAVAALTARPAYAKKLMEAVGKGVVPRQDVPVFAVRQMLKFDDAALNTLIGDKWGAIRDLSADKTQQMAKWKTLLNDTYMATADASNGRAIFTRTCAVCHTLYGTGGKIGPDLTGSNRADLDYLLENVLDPNATVGVDYQLSVLTLKDGRIVSGMIRQENDSTVTVQTVTEASVVDKAQIADRKTMAMSMMPEGLLATMQDADVRDLAAYLRSPRQIPLPGEGPTIDAATGRVAGAIEGESMKVVKVSGGQAKPQDMGGFAADRWSGSQHLWWINAKVGDALTLAIPVEKSGKYQVFAAMTKARDYGIVSLQIDGKPAGNAIDLFNAPRGDRSDVISTGPVDLGTYELSPGATLTVKMVGKNAEAEPRYMFALDYLFLKPVK; encoded by the coding sequence ATGTCGCAGCTAGGCCAACGCATCGAACTCGTCTGGATCACGCTGATCTTCATACTTGCATCGCGCCTGCACGCGGCGGAACCCAAGTACATCCTCTACGAATTTGACAAGACGAAGCTCTCGGCGGACTTCGTCGCCGAGGGCGCGGCGGCGGGGGACCTCGACGGCGACGGGCACGCCGATCTCGTCGCCGGATCGTACTGGTACGCCGGGCCGAAGTTCGAGACGCGCCATGCGTTCTACAACGGCAAGCCGTTCGACCCCAAGGGCTATTCCGACAACTTCTTCGCCTTTACGCACGACATCGACGGCGACGGTCACCTGGATATTCTCATCATCGGCTTCCCCGGTCAGGCGGCGCGCTGGTATCGCAATCCCGGCGACCTTGCGAAGAATCCCGACGCAACATGGCAGGAGCACATCGCGCTCGACGTCGTCGACAACGAATCGCCGACGTTCGCCGACGTGACGGGCGACGGGAAGCCCGAGCTGGTGTGCATGCACGACGGCTGCGTCGGGTTCGCATCGCCGGGCGCGGATGCGACCAGGCCGTGGCCCTTCGTCGCGGTCAGCCCCAAGGGGCCGTATCAGAAATTCACGCACGGACTGGGCGTCGGCGACATCGATGGCGACGGGCGCATCGACATTCTCGAAAAGTCCGGCTGGTGGCAACAGCCGGCGAATTGGGACGGCAAGTCGCCGTGGGGCCGCCATGAATACAACTTCACCGGCGCCGGCGGATCGCAGATGCTCGTCTATGACATCGACGGCGACGGCGACAACGATGTCGTCACCTCGCTCAACGCGCACGGGTACGGACTGGCGTGGTTCGAGCAGAAGCGGCAGGGCGAGGCGATCACCTTCGAGCGCCACGACATCATGACCGATTCGCTCTCGTTCACTCAGTACGGCGTGGCGTTCAGCCAGCTTCACGCCATGGCGCTGACCGACATCGACGGCGACGGGCTCCTCGACGTCGTCACCGGCAAGCGCTACTGGGCGCACGGCGGGCACGACCCCGGCGCGGCCGACCCGGCCGTGCTCTACTGGTTCCAGCTCAAGCGCGAAAACGGGCACGCGACCTTCATCCCCCAGCCCATCGACAACGATTCCGGCGTCGGCACGCAGGTGACCGTCGCCGACGTCAACGGCGACAAGGCCCCCGACATCGTCGTGGCGAACAAAAAGGGCGTGTTCGTGCACGTGCAGAATCGCCGGACGGTGAGCCAGTTCGATTGGTTCTGGGCGAATCACCCGGCGATGAAGTCGATCGGCAAGACGCCTGAGCAGACGGCGGCGGGCATGACGCTGCCGAAGGGCTTCGTCTCGACGCTCGCCATCGGCGAGCCGGATGTGCATCAGCCGATCGCGTACACGATCGACGCGCGCGGCCGGCTTTGGGTGGCGGAAAATGATTCGTATCCCGACTGGCGGCCCGAGGGGCACGACCGCATCATGATCTACGAGGACACCGACGGCGACGGCTACTTCGAGAAGTCGACGCTGTTCTACGACAAGCTCAATTTCGTCAGCGGCATCGAAGTCGGGTTCGGCGGCGTGTTCGTCGGATCGACGCCGAATCTTTTGTTCATTCCCGACCGCGACGGCGATGACAAGCCGGATGCGGAGCCGCAGGTGTTGCTCGACGGCTGGGAGCATCAGGACACGCACGAGATGCTCAACAGTTTCATCTGGGGCCCCGACGGGTGGCTGTACGGTTGTCAGGGCGTGTTCACGCAGTCGCATGTCGGCGCCCCCGGGACGCCCGCGGATCAGCGCCAGCTTGTCAACGCCGCGATCTGGCGCTATCACCCCATCAAAAAGCGCTTCGAGGTGTTCGCGGAGGGGACGAGCAATCCCTGGGGCGTGGATTTCGACGATGATGGGCAATGCTTCAGTACGGCCTGCGTGATTCCGCATGCGTATCACCTGACGCTGGGCGGGCGCTATCAGCGGCAGTCCGGCCAGCACAACAATCGTTTCACCTACGACGACATCAAGACCATCGCCGATCACAGCCACTTCGCCGGCGGGATGCGCGACTTCGGCACCGACGCGATGGACAAGGCCGGCGGCGGTCACGCGCATGCCGGCGCGATGGTGTACCTCGGCGACAACTTCCCGGCGGAGTACCGCGGGAAGCTCTTCATGAACAACATCCACGGCAACCGGATCAACATGGATGTGTTCAAGCCCAAGGGGTCGAGCTACACGCTCTCGCACGGGCCGGACTTCATGCTCGCCAATGACAAGTGGTATCGCGGGCTGTATCTGCGCTACGGTCCGGACGGCGGGGTGTTCGCCAGCGACTGGTACGACCCGCGCGCGTGCCATCAGCAGAAGCCGCACGATCGCACGAACGGGCGCATCTACAAGATCACGTATGGCAAGCCGGCGCCCGTCAAAGTCGACCTGGCGAAGCTTGGCGATGCGGAACTGGTCGCGATGCAGCTTCATCAGAACGACTGGTACGTCCGCACGGCGCGCCGGCTGTTGATGGAGCGCGCCGCGGCGGGCAAGCTCGGAGCGGATGCCGCGCCGGCCCTGGTGAAGATCGTGCGGGAAAACAAGGACGAAACGCGCCGGTTGCGTGCGATGTGGGCCCTGCACGACATCGGGGCGCTCGATGATGCTTTGACGCTCAAGTGCACGGAGGACGAGAGTCCGTTCGTGCGCGGATGGGCGACGCAGCTCGCCCTCGAAGATCGCGCGGCCTCACCCGCAATGGTCAAGCGCATGACGGAGATGGCGGCGAGCGATCCGTCGCCGATCGTGCGGCGGTATGTGGCGTCGGCGATGGGGAGATTGCCGCTCGATGATCGCTGGGCGATCGCGGCGGGGTTGATGACGCATGCGGAGGATGACAAGGACCCGGATGTGCCGCTGATGACGTGGTACGGGGTTGAGCCGCTGGTCGGGGCGGACCCGGCGCGGGCGGTGGCGATGATCGATGACTGCAAGCTGGTGCCGGTGATGTGGTTCACGGTGCGTCGCGCCGCCGACGACGATGCGGGGCTCGCCGTGCTTGTCAGGAAACTCGCGGCGACGGAGGACGGCACGCTGATCCGCCGCATGGTCATGTCGATGCGTCAGACGCTCGAAACGAAGGCGCATGTGACGATGCCCGATGGTTGGGAGCCGGTGTATGCGAAACTGATGGCGATCGAGGACAACGATCTGCACGACAATCTGCGGCTCATCGCGGTCCGCTTCGGCGATCCGCATGTGTTCCCCGAACTTCGAAAAGTCGTGATGGACGGCAAGGCCCCGATGAATCAGCGGCAGGCGGCGCTGGACATTCTCATCAAGGGCGACGACAAGGAGGCGACGGCGGCGTATCAGTACGCGATGGATGTGCCCCCGCTGCGGGCGGCGGCGCTGCGCGGATTGGCGATGACGGAGGACGCGAACACGCCGAATGTCATCCTCGACCGATATGCGAAGCTGAGCGACCCGGAGAAGACCGCGGCGGTGGCGGCGCTGACGGCCCGGCCGGCGTATGCGAAGAAACTCATGGAGGCGGTCGGCAAGGGCGTCGTCCCGCGGCAGGATGTGCCCGTGTTCGCCGTGCGCCAGATGCTCAAGTTCGACGATGCGGCGCTCAATACGCTCATCGGCGACAAGTGGGGCGCGATCCGCGATCTGTCGGCGGACAAGACGCAGCAGATGGCCAAATGGAAGACGCTGCTCAATGACACGTACATGGCGACGGCGGATGCGAGCAACGGGCGCGCGATCTTCACGCGCACCTGTGCCGTGTGTCATACGCTTTACGGCACGGGCGGGAAAATCGGCCCCGATCTGACCGGCTCCAACCGCGCGGACCTGGACTATCTTCTCGAAAACGTGCTCGATCCGAATGCGACGGTCGGCGTCGATTACCAGCTTTCGGTGTTGACGCTCAAGGACGGGCGCATCGTCAGCGGGATGATCCGGCAGGAGAACGATTCGACCGTCACGGTGCAGACGGTGACGGAGGCGAGCGTCGTCGACAAGGCGCAGATCGCGGACCGCAAGACGATGGCGATGTCGATGATGCCCGAGGGCTTGCTCGCGACGATGCAGGATGCGGATGTGCGCGATCTGGCAGCGTATCTGAGAAGCCCGCGGCAGATTCCCTTGCCGGGGGAAGGGCCGACGATTGATGCGGCGACGGGTCGCGTCGCGGGGGCGATCGAAGGGGAGTCGATGAAGGTCGTCAAGGTCAGCGGCGGGCAGGCCAAGCCGCAGGACATGGGCGGCTTCGCGGCGGATCGATGGTCGGGGTCGCAGCATCTTTGGTGGATCAACGCGAAGGTCGGCGATGCGCTGACGCTGGCGATTCCGGTCGAAAAGAGCGGCAAATACCAGGTGTTCGCGGCGATGACCAAGGCGCGGGACTACGGGATCGTGTCGCTTCAGATCGACGGCAAACCGGCGGGCAACGCCATTGATTTATTTAACGCACCGCGCGGCGATCGGTCGGATGTGATCTCGACCGGGCCGGTCGATTTGGGCACCTACGAGCTTTCGCCGGGGGCGACGCTCACCGTGAAGATGGTCGGCAAGAACGCGGAGGCGGAGCCGCGCTACATGTTCGCACTCGATTACCTGTTTCTCAAACCGGTCAAATAG
- a CDS encoding gfo/Idh/MocA family oxidoreductase — translation MSKSKVNVAMVGLGFGAEFIPIYQAHPNAHVHAICQRNVEKMNKVGDHLGIAKRYTKYEDVLADEAVDFVHINSPIPDHAWMSMEALKAGKHVMCTVPMATTVRECEQICQLVEETGLKYMMAETVVYSREFLFIKEMYEKGELGKIQYMAASHPQDMDGWPAYWEKMIPMHYATHVVSPVLGLVDGRAEYVSCFGSGTVREDIAQKSGNKFAVESCHIKIAGSDVAAHIWRFLYDTARQYRESFDVYGTKKSFEWALIEGEEHVLHTAKKPEPEIAQRVQTPDFAHLLPEPIRKFTQSIEDAGHLSFIQGGGHGGSHPHLVNEMVSALMEDRDPWPNAVQSANWTCVGICAHESALAGGKVVPLPAFTLAAQTV, via the coding sequence ATGAGCAAGTCGAAGGTCAACGTCGCGATGGTCGGACTCGGATTCGGCGCGGAGTTCATTCCGATCTACCAGGCGCATCCGAACGCGCACGTGCACGCCATCTGTCAGCGCAATGTCGAGAAGATGAACAAGGTCGGCGACCACCTCGGGATCGCCAAGCGGTATACGAAGTACGAGGACGTGCTGGCCGACGAGGCGGTGGACTTCGTGCATATCAACTCGCCGATTCCGGATCATGCATGGATGAGCATGGAGGCGTTGAAGGCGGGCAAACATGTGATGTGCACGGTGCCGATGGCGACGACGGTCAGGGAATGCGAGCAGATTTGCCAGCTCGTCGAGGAGACGGGGCTCAAGTACATGATGGCGGAGACGGTCGTGTACAGCCGCGAGTTTCTGTTCATCAAGGAGATGTACGAGAAGGGCGAGTTGGGGAAGATTCAGTACATGGCGGCGTCGCATCCGCAGGACATGGACGGTTGGCCGGCGTATTGGGAGAAGATGATTCCGATGCATTACGCGACGCATGTGGTCAGCCCGGTGCTGGGACTGGTCGACGGGCGGGCGGAGTATGTGTCGTGCTTCGGGTCGGGAACGGTGCGCGAGGACATCGCCCAAAAGAGCGGCAACAAGTTCGCGGTCGAGTCGTGTCACATCAAGATCGCGGGGTCGGATGTGGCGGCGCATATCTGGCGCTTTTTGTACGACACGGCTCGTCAGTACCGCGAGAGCTTTGATGTGTACGGGACGAAGAAGAGTTTTGAATGGGCGTTGATCGAAGGCGAGGAGCATGTGCTGCACACGGCCAAGAAACCGGAGCCGGAGATTGCTCAGCGCGTCCAGACGCCGGACTTTGCGCATCTGTTGCCGGAGCCGATTCGCAAGTTCACGCAGTCGATCGAGGACGCGGGGCACCTGTCGTTCATTCAGGGCGGGGGGCACGGCGGATCGCATCCGCATCTCGTCAACGAGATGGTGTCGGCGCTGATGGAGGATCGCGATCCGTGGCCCAACGCGGTGCAGTCGGCGAACTGGACATGCGTGGGGATCTGTGCGCATGAGTCGGCCCTGGCGGGCGGGAAGGTCGTTCCACTGCCGGCGTTTACATTGGCTGCACAAACGGTTTAA
- a CDS encoding MMPL family transporter, translating into MRNLPEICIQRPVFATMLIMALVVIGVAALMNLGVDRFPSVDLPRVSVRTNLPGGTPEEVETEITERIEEVVNTVDGIDELRSITGAGSSIVIAEFKLERDIDSAAQDVRDRVATVLRNLPDDTDPPTISKYDNDSQPVLILSLSGDRTTRELTELADKILKRQLERSEGVGEVRIVGGLERTMNIWLDSDRLSSYKIPVAQIRDAIANQNANTSGGNVTGDQQEQVLRTVGRLPDQEAFDDLIIARLNGVPVRLRDLGHAEDGTAEQRSLSRLDGKPTVTLEIQRQSGANTVAVIEAVKANLERVRGQLPPDVQVQVIRDQSRYIYAALHEIDFHLIVGSILACMVVMLFVRNWRVTLITGIAIPTSLIGTFGVMWAMGFTLNGVTMLALVLMVGIVIDDAIVVLENIYRFMEEKKLSAFEAARQGTAEIALAVLATTLSLAVIFVPVSFMSSISGRFLYQFGITAAAAVMISLLVSFTLTPSMCARLLKPPKAEDGHAHDSRTGFYRFIDGGYMWLLRGAMRFRWVIALLAIATMLAAIPIYGLVQQEYLPSDVDEAEFEVSVTAPEGTSIRAMDDVMKQIEHDVTTTPGVTMTQSSFGGSFLGSPNTGSVYVRIEPHEKRLFSITRLIEDTLHGHPASSWTGTYHQRDVMLAIRKKLKRYLPTIRTRVRNFESFRIGGGNYDIDFVIRGPDLDKLAKYAETLRDESDQIGGITDADTTLKLDKPELRVHIDRDRAADMDIDARELGTALRVMIGGDNEVSRFRDPDADEDYDVRLRLSESYRRNPAILDCLYLTRPSGAPVQLSQIASIEEGRTPSRIDRLDRQRSNRLRAGIAPGFAQADRLEAVRQAADKLNMPSAYTYSISGKGRELERTFTQFLWAFLLSVIFMYMILAAQYESFIHPLTILLSLPLSVPFALLSIWATGSTLNLYSALGVLVLFGVVKKNAILQVDHMIQLEAAGMDRATAILEANRHRLRPILMTTLTLVAGMTPLLVGTGPGAEERYTIAVVIVGGQSLSLLLTLLVTPVAYSYFDDIQRVLKLKGRRSDAVVPATPDAPM; encoded by the coding sequence ATGCGGAATCTCCCGGAAATCTGCATCCAGCGCCCCGTCTTCGCCACGATGCTCATCATGGCGCTCGTCGTCATCGGCGTCGCCGCCTTGATGAATCTCGGCGTCGATCGTTTCCCTTCCGTCGACCTGCCGCGTGTTTCCGTCCGCACCAACCTTCCCGGCGGAACGCCCGAGGAAGTCGAAACCGAAATCACCGAACGCATCGAAGAAGTCGTCAACACCGTCGACGGCATCGACGAGCTTCGCTCCATCACCGGGGCCGGCTCGTCGATCGTCATCGCCGAGTTCAAACTCGAGCGTGACATTGACTCGGCGGCTCAGGACGTGCGCGATCGCGTCGCCACCGTCCTGCGCAATCTCCCCGACGACACCGACCCGCCGACAATCAGCAAATACGACAACGATTCGCAGCCGGTCCTGATTCTCTCGCTCTCGGGCGATCGCACGACGCGCGAGCTGACCGAACTGGCGGACAAGATTCTCAAAAGGCAACTGGAGCGTTCCGAAGGCGTAGGCGAAGTGCGCATCGTCGGCGGGCTTGAGCGCACGATGAACATCTGGCTCGACTCCGACCGCCTCTCGTCCTACAAGATTCCCGTCGCTCAGATTCGCGACGCCATCGCCAATCAGAACGCCAACACCTCCGGCGGCAACGTCACCGGCGATCAGCAGGAGCAGGTTCTCCGCACCGTCGGCCGACTCCCCGATCAGGAGGCCTTCGACGACCTGATCATCGCCCGGCTCAACGGCGTGCCGGTGCGCCTGCGCGATCTGGGTCATGCCGAGGACGGCACCGCCGAGCAGCGCAGCTTGTCGCGCCTCGACGGCAAACCGACCGTGACGCTGGAGATTCAGCGCCAGTCGGGGGCGAACACCGTGGCGGTGATCGAAGCGGTGAAGGCGAATCTGGAGCGCGTGCGGGGTCAGCTTCCGCCGGATGTGCAGGTCCAGGTCATCCGTGACCAGTCGCGTTACATCTACGCCGCCCTGCACGAAATCGATTTCCATCTCATCGTCGGCAGCATCCTCGCCTGCATGGTGGTGATGCTCTTCGTCCGCAACTGGCGCGTGACGCTCATCACCGGCATCGCCATCCCGACCTCGCTCATCGGCACGTTCGGCGTCATGTGGGCGATGGGCTTCACCCTCAACGGCGTCACCATGCTCGCGCTGGTCCTCATGGTCGGCATCGTCATCGACGACGCCATCGTCGTGCTCGAAAACATCTACCGGTTCATGGAGGAAAAGAAGCTCTCGGCGTTCGAGGCGGCGCGACAGGGGACCGCCGAGATCGCGCTGGCGGTGCTGGCGACGACGCTGAGTCTGGCGGTGATATTCGTGCCCGTGTCGTTCATGTCGAGCATCAGCGGGCGCTTCCTCTACCAGTTCGGCATCACCGCGGCGGCGGCCGTGATGATCAGTCTGCTCGTGTCGTTCACGCTGACGCCCTCCATGTGCGCCCGCCTGCTCAAACCGCCCAAGGCAGAGGACGGTCACGCACATGACTCGCGCACCGGGTTCTATCGATTCATCGACGGGGGGTACATGTGGCTCCTCCGCGGCGCGATGCGGTTTCGATGGGTCATCGCCCTGCTGGCGATCGCCACCATGCTCGCGGCGATTCCGATCTACGGGCTCGTCCAGCAGGAATACCTGCCCAGCGACGTCGACGAGGCGGAGTTCGAAGTCTCCGTCACCGCGCCGGAGGGCACGAGCATCCGCGCCATGGACGACGTCATGAAGCAGATCGAACATGACGTGACCACGACGCCCGGCGTCACCATGACGCAGTCGAGCTTCGGCGGCAGCTTCCTGGGCAGCCCCAACACCGGCAGCGTCTACGTCCGCATCGAACCGCATGAAAAGCGGCTCTTTTCCATCACGCGCCTCATCGAAGACACGCTGCACGGTCACCCCGCCTCGTCGTGGACCGGCACGTACCATCAGCGTGACGTCATGCTTGCCATCCGAAAGAAACTCAAACGCTATCTGCCGACGATCCGCACGCGCGTGCGCAACTTCGAATCCTTCCGCATCGGCGGCGGCAACTATGACATCGACTTCGTCATCCGCGGGCCCGATCTGGACAAGCTCGCCAAATACGCCGAGACGCTCCGCGACGAGTCGGACCAGATCGGCGGGATCACCGACGCCGACACCACGCTCAAACTCGACAAACCGGAGCTGCGCGTGCACATCGACCGGGACCGCGCGGCGGACATGGACATCGACGCGCGCGAGTTGGGCACGGCCCTGCGCGTGATGATCGGCGGGGACAACGAAGTGTCGCGCTTCCGCGATCCCGATGCGGACGAGGATTATGACGTGCGCCTGCGGCTCTCGGAAAGCTATCGCAGGAATCCGGCCATTCTCGACTGTCTATATCTGACACGTCCGAGCGGGGCGCCGGTTCAACTTTCGCAGATCGCCAGCATCGAGGAGGGCCGCACGCCGTCGCGCATCGACCGGCTCGACCGGCAGCGGTCCAACCGCCTGCGTGCGGGCATCGCGCCGGGCTTTGCGCAGGCGGATCGACTCGAAGCGGTGCGCCAGGCGGCGGACAAACTGAACATGCCCTCCGCCTACACCTACAGCATCAGTGGCAAGGGACGCGAGCTGGAACGCACGTTCACGCAGTTTTTGTGGGCTTTTCTGCTGTCGGTGATCTTCATGTACATGATCCTCGCCGCGCAGTATGAGAGCTTTATTCATCCGCTGACGATTCTGCTGTCGCTGCCGCTGTCCGTGCCGTTCGCGCTCTTGTCGATCTGGGCGACGGGCAGCACGCTCAACCTGTACTCGGCCCTCGGCGTGCTGGTGCTCTTTGGCGTGGTGAAGAAGAACGCCATTCTCCAGGTCGATCACATGATCCAGCTCGAAGCGGCGGGCATGGACCGCGCGACGGCGATTCTCGAAGCCAATCGCCATCGGCTGCGTCCGATTCTCATGACGACGCTGACGCTCGTCGCCGGCATGACCCCCCTGCTCGTCGGCACCGGCCCCGGCGCGGAAGAGCGCTATACGATCGCCGTCGTCATCGTCGGCGGACAGTCGCTGTCGCTGCTTTTGACGCTGCTGGTCACGCCGGTGGCGTATTCGTATTTCGACGACATTCAGCGTGTGTTGAAATTGAAGGGGCGGCGGAGCGACGCCGTCGTGCCGGCAACGCCGGATGCGCCAATGTGA